A stretch of the Fusarium musae strain F31 chromosome 2, whole genome shotgun sequence genome encodes the following:
- a CDS encoding hypothetical protein (EggNog:ENOG41~CAZy:GH43), which yields MSASSSLWRRIIFFILTISIFDTASALPTNTSAPVLRPFILPPPKQHLNRRHTRRGKSFSPRLDINFPDPCLVQDRDGHWVSFATSGGGYHIQVAVADDLMGEWTHLEQDALPGHGWTSGRNYWAPDVRKLGEDSYIMYFSGELPEGGHCIGVARSQTITGPYEMDPEPFACPRDEGGAIDPAGFFDESTNKRYVVYKVDGNALNNNSGTPIRLQEVSTKDGSTPIGKPVDILDRIASEDGPLVEAPSLVRTEQGKYLLFFSSHMYTSDAYDLKYAIGDRVEGPYRRGKAPFLKTPTLGLKGPGGGTSSENGKFMVFHAWCGKGKRCMYAIGYGLEYE from the coding sequence ATGTCCGCTTCATCGAGCCTCTGGAGGcgaatcatcttcttcattctcacAATTTCTATTTTCGACACTGCATCAGCCCTACCAACAAATACATCGGCTCCTGTTCTTCGACCTTTCATATTGCCACCACCAAAGCAGCACTTAAATCGAAGACATACACGTCGTGGCAAGTCTTTCTCTCCACGACTAGATATCAACTTCCCCGACCCATGCCTCGTTCAAGACCGAGACGGCCACTGGGTGTCTTTTGCAacaagtggtggtggttacCACATCCAGGTTGCTGTGGCAGATGATCTCATGGGCGAGTGGACTCATCTCGAGCAAGATGCCCTCCCCGGACATGGATGGACGAGTGGCAGGAATTATTGGGCCCCTGACGTGCGGAAACTTGGGGAGGACTCGTATATAATGTACTTTTCTGGAGAACTTCCTGAAGGTGGACATTGCATCGGAGTTGCACGATCCCAAACCATCACCGGTCCATATGAAATGGACCCTGAACCATTCGCCTGTCCACGTGACGAAGGCGGCGCAATCGACCCGGCGGGTTTCTTTGACGAGTCCACAAACAAACGATATGTCGTCTATAAAGTCGACGGCAAcgctctcaacaacaactcgGGAACTCCCATCCGACTCCAAGAGGTCTCGACAAAGGACGGCTCCACACCGATCGGCAAACCTGTGGACATCCTGGACCGGATCGCCTCCGAGGATGGGCCCCTTGTTGAGGCTCCAAGTCTGGTACGGACTGAACAGGGCAAGTATCTGCTCTTCTTCAGTAGCCACATGTACACAAGCGATGCCTACGATCTCAAATATGCCATTGGTGACCGGGTCGAGGGCCCTTACAGGCGGGGGAAAGCTCCATTTCTCAAGACACCAACTCTGGGCCTGAAAGGTCCCGGTGGAGGCACAAGTTCGGAAAACGGAAAGTTCATGGTGTTTCATGCGTGGTGCGGGAAGGGCAAGAGATGCATGTATGCCATTGGATATGGACTTGAATACGagtag
- a CDS encoding hypothetical protein (EggNog:ENOG41), producing MLLFSIVSFFLFWTPVSALQVTPNSPCSQFCLDRSDPNSYETRGSEIVCDDDDFKRKAAGQKFQRCLACLQDSAFKQGDESDQDWFLYNMRYSFDYCIFGYPNATGISSGPCITSEACGPIGNALKKGITEPNDREQYDYCDTDDKAMLGDAVDKCQACVKADSSQTIISNCEPFPNPAA from the exons ATGCTCCTATTTTCTAttgtctctttctttttgttctGGACGCCGGTCTCGGCTCTACAAGTCACACCCAACTCTCCCTGTTCCCAGTTCTGCCTTGACCGGTCAGATCCCAACTCCTACGAAACCCGTGGCAGCGAGATTGTCTgcgacgatgacgacttcAAGAGGAAGGCAGCAGGCCAGAAGTTCCAAAGATGTCTGGCTTGTTTGCAGGACAGTGCTTTCAAGCAGGGCGACGAAAGTGACCAAGATTGGTTCTTGT ACAACATGCGTTACTCTTTTGACTACTGTATCTTTGGCTACCCAAATGCAACCGGCATCAGTTCCGGCCCCTGTATCACATCTGAAGCTTGTGGCCCCATCGGGAATGCTCTGAAGAAAGGCATTACGGAACCCAACGATAGAGAACAGTATGATTACTGTGACACTGATGACAAAGCGATGCTCGGCGATGCGGTTGATAAATGCCAGGCATGTGTCAAGGCGGATAGCTCCCAGACAATCATATCGAATTGTGAGCCGTTCCCTAACCCGGCTGCTTGA